A genomic stretch from Xanthocytophaga agilis includes:
- the gap gene encoding type I glyceraldehyde-3-phosphate dehydrogenase, whose product MAKIKVGINGFGRIGRLVFRAAVTNHPEIEIVGINDLIDVEYMAYMLRYDSTHGLFKGDVKVEDGKLVVNGNAIRVTAEKDPANLKWNEVGAEYVVESTGLFLDQEKAGLHLKAGAKRVVISAPAKDDTPTFVMGVNNESYKPEMTIISNASCTTNCLAPIAKVLNDKWGIEEGLMTTVHAVTATQKTVDGPSMKDWRGGRGAYQNIIPSSTGAAKAVGLVIPQLKGKLTGMSFRVPVADVSVVDLTARLKTPATYEEIKAEMKRASEQELKGILGYTEDEVVSSDFIGDSRTSIFDAKAGIQLSPTFVKVVSWYDNEWGYSNKLVELITYTAKI is encoded by the coding sequence ATGGCAAAAATAAAAGTAGGTATCAATGGGTTTGGTCGTATCGGTAGACTGGTATTTCGTGCAGCCGTTACTAACCACCCTGAAATCGAAATAGTAGGTATCAATGACTTGATTGATGTAGAATATATGGCATATATGCTTCGTTATGATTCTACTCATGGATTATTTAAAGGGGATGTGAAGGTGGAAGATGGGAAACTGGTTGTAAACGGAAACGCAATCCGTGTTACTGCAGAAAAAGATCCTGCTAACTTGAAATGGAATGAAGTAGGTGCTGAATATGTAGTTGAATCTACTGGTTTATTCCTGGATCAGGAGAAAGCTGGTTTGCATTTAAAAGCTGGTGCAAAACGTGTTGTTATCTCTGCTCCTGCAAAAGATGACACTCCTACTTTTGTAATGGGAGTAAATAACGAATCATATAAGCCAGAAATGACGATCATTTCTAATGCATCTTGTACTACCAACTGTCTTGCTCCTATCGCTAAAGTGTTGAATGATAAGTGGGGTATTGAAGAAGGTTTGATGACTACAGTACACGCTGTAACAGCTACTCAGAAAACTGTAGACGGACCTTCTATGAAAGACTGGAGAGGTGGACGTGGTGCTTATCAAAACATCATTCCTTCTTCTACAGGTGCTGCCAAAGCAGTAGGTCTGGTTATTCCTCAACTGAAAGGAAAACTGACTGGTATGTCTTTCCGTGTTCCTGTAGCTGATGTTTCTGTAGTCGACTTAACAGCTCGTCTGAAAACGCCTGCTACCTACGAAGAAATCAAAGCTGAAATGAAACGTGCTTCTGAGCAGGAACTGAAAGGTATCCTGGGATATACTGAAGATGAAGTAGTTTCTTCTGACTTTATTGGAGACTCTCGTACATCTATTTTCGATGCAAAAGCAGGTATTCAGTTAAGCCCAACTTTTGTTAAGGTTGTTTCCTGGTATGATAATGAGTGGGGATACTCTAATAAACTGGTTGAGTTAATCACTTATACTGCTAAAATCTAA
- a CDS encoding DUF2252 domain-containing protein has translation MLNIPETIHQFNKDRDARLLPRKYAQMAANPLSFFRGCCHLFYHTIQQESFLYQSPIVWSCGDLHLENFGSYKGHNSLTYFDINDFDESLLGPALWELVRITTSIFLATDLLHFKRTEQQHFVKLFLKQYTTTLQTGNPRLLERDFAQGPVRDFMKKLSGRKQKDIFKGRVKKQKGKLVLDTNSKKALPINPIKKESLMHDLQNWLDIHHYHGKVLDIAHRIAGTGSLGMERYIVLSESSAKDKKKKYRLWDLKKAVPSATASFTTSPQPKWNNEAHRIVSIQQRMQAFSPAFLTAMELDQTAFVLKQLQPSEDKIDFASLGHKPKKVIKILENIAQLLAWAQIRSGGRQGSSITDDLITFSQEKGWQKNLMTYTEDLSEQMNQHHQSFTKAHQDGFFINRIR, from the coding sequence ATGCTGAATATTCCAGAAACTATCCATCAGTTCAATAAGGATAGAGATGCCCGTTTGCTACCCCGAAAGTATGCTCAGATGGCAGCCAACCCTCTCAGTTTTTTCAGAGGTTGCTGCCATCTGTTTTATCACACTATTCAACAGGAATCATTCTTATACCAATCTCCAATTGTCTGGTCCTGCGGGGATCTACATCTGGAGAACTTTGGAAGCTACAAAGGACATAATTCCCTTACCTATTTTGACATCAATGACTTTGATGAGTCATTACTGGGTCCAGCTTTATGGGAATTAGTACGTATCACAACAAGTATATTCCTGGCTACAGATTTGTTGCATTTCAAACGAACAGAGCAACAACACTTTGTCAAATTATTTCTGAAACAATATACAACTACCTTACAAACAGGTAATCCCAGATTACTGGAAAGGGATTTTGCTCAAGGTCCTGTCAGAGACTTTATGAAGAAATTAAGTGGAAGAAAACAAAAAGATATCTTTAAAGGAAGAGTAAAAAAACAGAAAGGCAAGCTGGTACTGGATACCAACTCAAAAAAGGCGTTACCGATTAATCCAATTAAGAAAGAATCTTTAATGCATGATTTGCAAAACTGGCTTGATATACATCATTATCATGGTAAGGTTCTGGATATAGCTCATCGTATTGCAGGTACAGGCAGTCTGGGAATGGAACGTTATATTGTATTGTCAGAAAGTAGTGCAAAAGACAAGAAAAAGAAATACCGTTTGTGGGATTTGAAAAAAGCTGTTCCATCAGCTACTGCCAGCTTCACAACATCACCTCAACCAAAGTGGAATAATGAAGCACATCGTATTGTATCCATCCAGCAACGGATGCAAGCCTTTAGCCCAGCATTCCTCACAGCTATGGAGCTTGATCAAACAGCCTTTGTTTTGAAACAACTACAACCCAGTGAAGACAAAATAGATTTTGCATCATTAGGCCATAAACCCAAGAAAGTCATCAAAATATTGGAAAATATAGCCCAGTTGCTGGCATGGGCACAGATACGGAGTGGAGGAAGGCAAGGATCTTCGATAACAGACGATCTGATTACATTCTCACAGGAAAAAGGATGGCAAAAAAATCTGATGACATACACAGAGGACCTGTCCGAGCAGATGAATCAACATCACCAAAGTTTTACCAAAGCTCACCAGGATGGCTTCTTTATCAACAGAATAAGGTAA
- the dprA gene encoding DNA-processing protein DprA, with product MEEEIIHQIALSLTPGIGIALSRQLVSYCGSAQEVFKASKGKLTRIPGIGEKTAEIIHAREGFSVADFVYEQALKQNVRILFYTHKDYPTRLKQLPDAPMLLYYKGTADLNAKKVVAIVGTRNATTYGKKVTEELITSLSVYPDVLVVSGLAYGIDITAHKASVKHSVPTVGVLGSGVDTIYPAAHKNTAQQMFDNGGLLTEYTFGTKPDAPHFPDRNRIVAGMSDVTIVVEAAIKGGALITAQIANDYNRDVMAIPGSLDQPYSAGCNRLIRNHQAHIYTSLSDLEYLMGWAEETGEKNNPSVPIPWMQQEGLSESEKSILTLLTTQPDILIDDLSWKSQIPVNQMASILLTLELQGLIKSLPGKRFSLA from the coding sequence ATGGAAGAAGAAATCATACATCAGATTGCGCTCAGTCTTACACCAGGTATAGGCATTGCTCTCTCCAGACAATTAGTAAGTTATTGTGGATCTGCTCAGGAAGTATTCAAAGCATCCAAGGGAAAACTAACCCGAATTCCAGGAATAGGAGAAAAGACAGCAGAGATTATACATGCCAGAGAAGGGTTTAGTGTAGCAGACTTTGTCTATGAACAAGCACTTAAGCAGAATGTCCGAATACTTTTCTATACCCATAAGGATTATCCGACTCGCCTTAAACAATTACCTGATGCTCCTATGTTATTGTATTACAAAGGCACAGCAGATCTGAATGCGAAGAAGGTTGTTGCCATTGTGGGAACACGTAATGCAACTACCTATGGAAAGAAAGTAACAGAAGAACTGATAACAAGTTTGTCTGTATATCCGGATGTATTAGTAGTGAGTGGTCTGGCTTACGGTATAGACATTACAGCACACAAAGCCTCTGTAAAACATAGTGTTCCAACTGTAGGCGTCTTGGGAAGCGGAGTTGATACAATCTACCCGGCTGCACATAAAAATACAGCTCAGCAAATGTTTGATAACGGTGGATTGCTTACAGAATATACCTTTGGAACCAAACCTGATGCCCCTCATTTTCCGGATAGAAACCGCATTGTAGCTGGAATGTCAGATGTAACCATTGTTGTTGAAGCAGCCATTAAAGGCGGTGCTTTAATAACAGCACAGATTGCCAATGATTATAATCGCGATGTGATGGCAATTCCTGGTAGCCTCGACCAACCTTATTCTGCAGGTTGCAATCGACTGATACGTAATCATCAGGCACATATTTATACATCATTATCTGATCTTGAGTATCTGATGGGTTGGGCAGAAGAAACAGGCGAGAAAAACAATCCATCAGTACCTATTCCATGGATGCAACAAGAGGGTTTATCTGAATCTGAAAAAAGTATTTTGACTCTGCTCACAACACAACCTGATATACTAATTGATGACCTCAGTTGGAAATCTCAGATTCCAGTTAATCAGATGGCATCCATACTTCTTACGCTTGAACTACAAGGATTAATTAAATCTTTACCTGGCAAACGGTTTTCTTTAGCCTGA
- the pafA gene encoding alkaline phosphatase PafA — protein MKKILILLLVTLSLQAQHKSAKKSPAISKATTSSQPKLVIGIVVDQMSYDFLIRYNSKFSEGGFKRLVREGFSCKNAHYNYVPTYTAPGHTCVYTGSVPAIHGIAGNEWFDQRTGKVVYCTEDSTAHTIGSESQAGLMSPRNLLVTTITDQLRLSNNMQSKVVGIALKDRGAILPAGHLANAAYWFDSFSGNWITSDYYMKQLPEWVQQFNGQKLAAKYLSQVWTPLLNAAQYSESTPDDQAHEGRFRNETSSSFPHDLPKLRTADFELIRSTPSGNTITKDFALAAIKGENLGKGKVTDFLTVSFSSTDYVGHQYGPYAIETEDTYLRLDRDIAELLTYLDTYIGKNNVLVFLSADHAVAPAAEHMTKMNIPAGVFDGRSMLTNLKKQLNTQFGEGDWIRSYENNQLYLNYTLLQQKGKTVEDIYESITPSLLQLNGVANVINLHEINESILPEHFIKMIKNGIHRKRSGDIYIALEPNWFEGRKQGTTHGSFYAYDTHVPVIFYGGPVKHGSSIDEVFVTDISATIAQLLNIMEPSGCIGKPIPVGK, from the coding sequence ATGAAAAAAATACTAATCCTACTGCTTGTCACACTTTCTTTACAGGCACAACATAAATCTGCAAAGAAATCTCCAGCGATAAGCAAAGCTACCACCAGCTCACAGCCTAAGCTGGTAATTGGTATTGTAGTAGATCAGATGAGTTATGATTTTCTGATCCGTTATAACAGTAAATTTAGTGAAGGTGGATTTAAAAGGTTGGTACGTGAAGGATTTTCCTGTAAAAATGCTCACTACAATTATGTACCTACCTATACTGCTCCAGGTCATACATGTGTATATACAGGTTCTGTTCCAGCTATTCATGGTATAGCTGGTAATGAATGGTTTGATCAGCGCACAGGCAAAGTGGTATATTGCACAGAAGATAGTACAGCACATACTATAGGCAGTGAATCTCAGGCAGGTCTGATGTCCCCACGTAATTTGCTGGTAACTACAATTACAGACCAGTTACGTTTGTCAAACAATATGCAGTCCAAGGTTGTCGGCATAGCGTTGAAAGATCGGGGAGCAATTCTGCCTGCCGGGCATCTTGCCAATGCAGCCTATTGGTTTGATTCGTTCAGCGGTAACTGGATTACAAGTGATTATTACATGAAGCAGCTACCAGAATGGGTACAACAGTTTAATGGGCAGAAGCTGGCAGCTAAATATCTTTCTCAGGTATGGACGCCTCTCCTAAATGCAGCTCAATATAGTGAAAGTACACCCGATGATCAGGCTCATGAGGGTCGTTTCCGGAACGAAACAAGCTCTTCTTTTCCCCATGACCTGCCTAAGTTAAGAACAGCCGATTTTGAATTAATTCGTTCTACACCATCAGGAAATACAATCACGAAAGACTTTGCACTGGCTGCTATAAAAGGAGAAAATCTGGGTAAAGGCAAAGTAACCGATTTTCTGACAGTTAGCTTCTCTTCTACAGACTATGTTGGACATCAATATGGACCATATGCCATCGAGACAGAAGACACCTATCTTCGTCTGGATCGCGATATTGCCGAATTACTAACTTACCTGGATACCTACATCGGAAAAAACAACGTACTGGTATTTTTGAGTGCAGATCATGCGGTTGCTCCTGCAGCAGAACACATGACAAAAATGAATATTCCAGCAGGAGTATTTGATGGCAGAAGCATGCTTACCAACCTGAAAAAACAACTGAATACACAATTTGGCGAAGGTGACTGGATACGTAGTTACGAAAACAATCAACTGTATCTAAACTATACTTTGCTACAACAAAAAGGAAAAACAGTTGAAGACATTTATGAAAGCATCACACCTTCCCTTCTGCAATTAAATGGGGTGGCAAATGTGATCAATCTTCACGAAATCAATGAAAGTATTCTGCCTGAGCATTTTATCAAAATGATCAAGAATGGTATACATCGTAAACGTTCTGGAGATATCTACATTGCGCTGGAGCCTAACTGGTTTGAAGGTCGCAAACAAGGTACTACACATGGTTCATTTTATGCCTATGATACGCATGTACCTGTGATCTTTTATGGAGGCCCAGTAAAACATGGCAGCAGCATAGATGAAGTTTTTGTAACGGATATATCTGCCACAATAGCCCAACTGCTCAATATTATGGAACCTAGTGGTTGTATTGGCAAACCGATCCCTGTAGGAAAATAA
- a CDS encoding carboxypeptidase-like regulatory domain-containing protein, which produces MKTLFLLPFFVFLSFISIGQSLVHSRTTSFYTYVFQITNTEARTIYKKDLSSVTDKFFHTVIDSFQTDKAYTRTLPQGHYLLAYASEDRLVYELKSVGQLQVKLLNNKNDLAIHLHDSLGNRISTANVFLKKHKISFDTKTQSYRIRNTNRKGFLAIDYKGFTSYTSVTTQYGSNHLANTMRRVFLGRPGLGYVTMPFYQVYASVRSGYPQGWIKDVTHLFDGAWWETNFSGFQRDVRVARRHQGLVIFNKPRYRAGETVRLKAFIRRRRSGHPIHKELEAWLYKGHTQEKQIKLGIIRPYQPGLYEFSFILVDSLRIKLGTTCQVIFKDKKEGEYVTGNFTYEDYELKSNTFTIRSDKKEYTTGEKIQLFARGTDENELNVMDARVQLRLYPQNTGKFPQSQVIVPDTIWKQDQKLDATSETRIIVPDSIFPNATIQYQLEATFLNSNNERHNHTLTFSRTYSSSTLKLSIQNDSLVADYLVAGKSQSHQAMLTLYAEDDEEGKIVHKDVSLPYKELVNPYTKTYSLEDSSQSVSLELQSQSSGFQIFTNRTIDSVSVQIVNPKHLPFWYTLHHKNKRLTSGQDHTDLQIKRKASLRQNYSASVQYIWNNKVYENEYEIPLANKQLQIETTQPATISPGQAIPIRVSVRDIKGKPVANADMTAYGITRKFTELRTPNIPDFSKRYHSRKIKNSFQLRNKFEGNQAETNRKLQWNRWHKEMGLDSLAYFQFLYPKNGIYKQYLSMPNLMTQIAPFVVIDGKIQQIHLLFIDEQPVYFQVADVGQRYSFHVDSGYHHIKIRTQTLQINLDSIYLKPHHKLILSIDPKSFYKPKKGEKAEPFIRNTSTTLQKQTQIDTLKPYLSSTELAVLNQYLMPVKQNYYFGNDYVYIHQDKQIFTLHGPFQSRSSYFIGPVKPNLTHFVSKNSFSTDFIFEPSFEYDFQPQLLKLRTWTGFKDLFLANNNISKPNFAERAWTVEEIDSLTKAYQAVPSYPTEYYNNPNHTTSGHGKLEIRYLQTTKKQKIIRYFVLYQENNPLFFRIYPSYSQLMHDMEAGTYCMVILLDKNEYLMASPIYIQKNATTYYQPDWNAVLPADNYSNNLFEQIKKSVQVKIDLAYQLQDNKPVIKSYYPSQVSSEGFTHYVQGKILDETGSPLPGVSVSVKNTNRGTVSDTNGFYKLYVPADGILTFSFIGYMTEETPIHNRTVIDVQLVADVKALQEVVVIGYGTQQKKSITGAISTINQSLQGRIAGVIIKEDKRIRIRGMSSIPTTQRPLIVIDGIPYDNLTDIDPALIASAEILQADMATELYGARAANGVILITSKPNSVLPKPKESAFPEITAVPAENAIRSRFSDYAFWQPRLTTDKKGEVIFTAAFPDDITNWRTFFVVMGNKKQTGFSESSVKAFKSLAATLSVPRFLVQGDSTQVIGKSLNYTSDTIALQTSFEINNKIQSRKQIQAINATVDSLILSATTSDSLKIKYYLQKPDGYTDGEMRSIPIFPVGVTETKGQFWNLERDTTVQMRFDTTLGKVKIYARAQVLDILVEEIEHLHRYEYLCNEQISSKIKAYLASKRICNQLHKSFAFDQDIQKLIRKLEQAQLKEGAWSWWKEGPVAVWVTTHATEALLDAQTAGYTVSFNRQNLINYFTYQLEKEKVSFDDQIRMLQILKRLQANSNFTKYITGLDIFFITKKESIVKNKLGYQKVIEEPKPSLYQYLQRMALRQQFGLAYSTDTLFRIRQQTLFGSSYWGEVQYHPYLNEIQTTLLVYRILKVQGGHEAELSRIRNYFFEKRATGYWRNTYESSQIIETILADVLGSDTTIQKSQLIVKNSSESKAITTFPFETEVAAKEVLTIQKSGTLPVYLTSYQQFHNSSPSKVEKDFIVKTSFKGSEHTQQVLKQGDKITLHVTVNVTKDADYVMVEVPIPAGCSYSDESQKSWAQNWYETYREPFRHKTSIYCTKLNKGTYIFDIQLVARYAGAYTLNPAKAELMYFPTFFGRNELTKIRIK; this is translated from the coding sequence ATGAAAACACTTTTTCTACTCCCTTTTTTTGTTTTTCTCTCCTTTATATCAATAGGCCAGAGCTTAGTCCATAGCCGGACAACAAGCTTCTATACGTATGTTTTTCAGATTACTAATACAGAAGCTCGTACCATTTATAAGAAAGATTTATCATCTGTCACAGACAAATTCTTTCACACTGTTATAGATTCCTTTCAAACAGACAAAGCATACACTCGTACACTTCCACAAGGCCATTATCTGTTGGCGTATGCTTCAGAAGATCGGTTGGTTTATGAATTAAAATCAGTGGGACAGTTACAGGTAAAGCTTCTGAATAATAAAAATGATTTAGCCATCCATCTGCATGACTCGTTAGGCAATCGTATTTCTACCGCCAATGTGTTTCTTAAAAAACATAAGATTTCGTTTGATACCAAAACACAGTCATATCGTATTCGAAATACTAATCGGAAAGGGTTTCTGGCTATTGACTATAAAGGATTTACTTCCTATACATCGGTCACCACTCAATATGGTAGTAACCACTTAGCAAATACTATGCGTAGGGTCTTTTTGGGACGGCCCGGATTAGGGTATGTAACCATGCCCTTTTACCAGGTTTATGCATCTGTCAGAAGTGGTTATCCCCAAGGCTGGATTAAGGACGTAACACATCTGTTTGATGGAGCCTGGTGGGAAACAAATTTTTCCGGCTTTCAGAGAGATGTTAGAGTTGCCCGACGTCACCAGGGACTAGTTATCTTCAATAAACCTCGTTACAGAGCTGGAGAAACGGTTCGATTGAAAGCATTTATTCGTAGAAGAAGGTCAGGACATCCTATCCATAAAGAACTGGAGGCATGGCTTTACAAAGGACATACACAGGAAAAGCAAATTAAATTAGGTATTATACGACCTTATCAACCTGGCTTATATGAGTTTTCATTTATTCTTGTAGATAGCCTGCGTATAAAGTTAGGCACTACCTGTCAGGTTATTTTCAAGGATAAAAAAGAGGGAGAATATGTGACAGGAAATTTCACCTATGAAGATTATGAACTGAAGTCCAACACATTTACAATCCGTAGTGATAAAAAAGAATATACTACTGGTGAGAAAATACAGCTTTTTGCCAGAGGAACAGATGAAAATGAGTTGAATGTAATGGACGCCCGTGTGCAACTCAGACTCTATCCCCAAAACACAGGAAAATTTCCTCAATCTCAGGTGATTGTTCCTGATACAATCTGGAAGCAGGATCAGAAACTGGATGCAACAAGCGAAACCCGAATCATAGTACCCGACTCTATTTTTCCCAATGCCACGATACAATACCAACTGGAGGCGACATTTCTTAATAGCAACAACGAACGTCACAACCACACACTAACATTTAGCCGAACCTATAGTTCTTCCACTTTAAAATTGTCTATACAAAATGATTCACTGGTTGCGGATTATCTGGTAGCAGGAAAGTCCCAATCCCATCAGGCGATGCTTACTTTATATGCAGAGGATGATGAAGAAGGTAAAATCGTACACAAAGATGTTTCTTTACCTTACAAAGAACTTGTCAATCCCTATACTAAAACCTATTCACTGGAAGATTCCTCTCAAAGTGTATCCTTAGAACTGCAATCTCAATCTTCCGGTTTCCAGATCTTTACAAACAGAACAATTGACTCTGTATCAGTTCAGATAGTTAACCCCAAACACCTTCCATTCTGGTATACACTCCATCATAAAAACAAACGACTCACTTCCGGACAAGACCATACAGACTTACAGATTAAACGTAAAGCGTCACTTCGTCAAAACTACTCTGCGTCCGTACAATACATCTGGAACAATAAGGTATATGAGAATGAGTATGAAATACCATTGGCAAATAAACAATTACAGATTGAAACTACTCAACCTGCTACCATATCTCCTGGGCAGGCTATTCCTATACGTGTGAGTGTACGGGATATCAAAGGCAAGCCTGTTGCTAATGCTGATATGACAGCCTATGGGATTACGCGCAAATTTACAGAACTAAGAACTCCCAATATACCTGATTTCAGCAAACGTTATCATAGCCGTAAAATCAAAAATAGCTTTCAATTAAGAAATAAGTTTGAGGGTAACCAGGCAGAAACCAATCGCAAATTGCAATGGAATCGCTGGCATAAAGAGATGGGGTTGGATAGCCTCGCCTATTTTCAGTTTCTCTATCCCAAAAACGGTATCTATAAACAATATCTGTCAATGCCAAACCTCATGACTCAAATAGCTCCATTTGTAGTAATAGATGGCAAAATCCAGCAAATTCACTTGCTGTTTATTGATGAACAACCTGTCTATTTTCAGGTGGCAGATGTAGGTCAGCGGTATAGCTTTCATGTTGACTCAGGATATCATCACATAAAGATCCGTACTCAAACCTTACAAATAAACTTGGATAGCATATATCTGAAACCACACCATAAATTAATTCTTAGTATTGACCCAAAAAGCTTCTACAAACCTAAAAAAGGAGAAAAGGCAGAACCTTTTATCCGAAATACATCCACTACACTTCAAAAACAAACTCAGATAGACACTCTTAAACCCTACCTGTCTTCAACAGAGCTTGCAGTGCTCAATCAATATCTGATGCCAGTTAAACAAAACTACTATTTTGGGAACGATTATGTATACATTCATCAGGATAAACAAATATTCACTCTTCATGGACCTTTTCAAAGTAGGTCTTCCTATTTCATTGGCCCTGTAAAACCAAATCTGACTCATTTTGTATCGAAGAACTCATTTTCTACAGACTTTATCTTTGAGCCCTCGTTTGAATACGACTTTCAACCTCAGCTACTCAAACTACGTACATGGACTGGTTTTAAAGACTTATTCTTAGCCAATAACAACATTAGTAAGCCTAACTTCGCAGAAAGAGCATGGACTGTGGAGGAAATAGATTCACTTACCAAAGCCTATCAGGCAGTTCCCTCCTATCCTACTGAATACTATAATAATCCAAATCATACTACTTCCGGACATGGGAAACTGGAAATACGATATCTACAAACAACTAAAAAGCAAAAAATCATCCGGTATTTTGTCTTATATCAGGAGAACAATCCATTGTTCTTCCGCATATACCCGTCTTATTCCCAGCTAATGCATGATATGGAAGCAGGTACTTATTGTATGGTAATTCTTCTGGATAAGAATGAATATCTAATGGCATCGCCCATCTATATTCAGAAAAACGCGACAACCTATTATCAACCTGATTGGAATGCTGTTCTACCAGCAGATAATTACAGCAATAATCTTTTTGAACAGATAAAAAAATCTGTACAGGTTAAAATAGATCTTGCTTACCAATTACAGGACAATAAGCCTGTCATAAAATCCTATTATCCATCTCAGGTTTCCTCTGAAGGCTTTACACATTATGTACAAGGCAAAATACTGGATGAAACTGGTTCACCCCTGCCAGGAGTATCTGTATCTGTAAAAAACACAAATCGTGGTACAGTTAGTGACACCAATGGGTTTTATAAACTGTATGTCCCAGCAGATGGGATTCTAACCTTTTCTTTCATAGGATATATGACAGAAGAAACCCCAATTCACAATCGCACTGTGATAGATGTCCAATTAGTGGCAGATGTAAAAGCATTGCAGGAAGTAGTAGTCATAGGTTATGGGACGCAACAAAAAAAATCCATCACAGGTGCTATCTCAACAATAAATCAATCTTTGCAAGGTAGGATTGCAGGTGTGATTATTAAGGAAGATAAACGCATTCGAATAAGAGGCATGTCAAGTATACCAACCACACAACGTCCGCTTATTGTTATTGATGGAATTCCCTACGATAACTTAACAGACATAGATCCTGCCCTGATTGCATCAGCAGAAATCCTTCAGGCTGATATGGCTACAGAATTGTATGGGGCAAGGGCAGCCAATGGAGTAATACTTATAACTTCTAAGCCCAATAGTGTTTTACCCAAACCCAAGGAATCAGCTTTTCCCGAAATAACAGCCGTCCCGGCTGAAAATGCGATCCGGAGCCGATTCTCTGATTATGCGTTTTGGCAACCCAGACTTACCACAGATAAAAAAGGAGAAGTTATTTTTACAGCTGCGTTTCCAGATGATATCACCAACTGGCGTACGTTCTTTGTTGTCATGGGAAATAAAAAGCAAACTGGATTTTCAGAAAGCTCTGTCAAAGCATTTAAAAGTTTGGCAGCCACATTATCAGTTCCACGCTTTTTGGTCCAGGGTGATAGTACACAGGTGATTGGCAAGTCTCTCAATTATACTTCAGATACCATTGCTTTACAAACGAGTTTTGAGATAAATAATAAGATCCAATCCAGAAAGCAAATACAAGCTATCAATGCTACTGTTGATTCGTTGATACTTTCAGCTACGACCTCAGATTCACTAAAGATCAAGTACTACCTGCAAAAACCAGATGGTTATACAGATGGAGAAATGCGCTCTATTCCTATATTTCCAGTAGGTGTAACAGAAACCAAAGGTCAATTCTGGAATCTGGAAAGAGACACCACCGTTCAAATGCGTTTTGATACGACTTTGGGTAAAGTAAAAATATACGCTCGTGCACAGGTACTGGATATCTTAGTAGAAGAGATTGAACATCTGCATCGATACGAATATCTGTGTAACGAACAAATTTCCTCTAAGATTAAAGCCTATCTCGCCAGCAAACGTATCTGTAATCAGCTACATAAATCCTTTGCATTTGATCAGGACATACAAAAACTTATCCGGAAACTGGAACAGGCACAATTAAAGGAAGGAGCATGGAGTTGGTGGAAAGAAGGACCTGTTGCTGTTTGGGTAACTACCCATGCAACAGAAGCCCTACTTGATGCACAGACAGCCGGATATACTGTATCTTTTAACAGACAAAATCTTATCAACTATTTCACCTACCAGTTGGAAAAAGAAAAGGTATCTTTTGATGATCAGATACGCATGTTACAGATTCTCAAACGTCTTCAGGCAAACAGCAACTTTACAAAGTATATTACAGGGCTTGATATCTTCTTTATTACTAAAAAAGAGAGTATAGTAAAAAATAAACTAGGGTATCAGAAAGTAATTGAAGAACCTAAACCTTCTTTGTATCAGTATTTGCAACGAATGGCCTTACGTCAGCAATTTGGACTTGCTTACTCAACAGATACACTGTTTCGTATCCGACAACAAACCCTATTTGGCAGTAGCTACTGGGGAGAAGTTCAATACCATCCATATTTGAATGAGATACAAACTACGCTTCTTGTATACCGGATTCTGAAAGTACAAGGAGGGCATGAAGCAGAACTTAGTCGCATACGGAATTATTTTTTCGAGAAAAGAGCAACTGGCTACTGGCGTAATACCTATGAGTCTTCTCAGATCATTGAAACGATCCTGGCGGATGTGTTAGGAAGTGATACCACAATACAAAAATCACAGCTAATTGTAAAGAATAGTTCGGAAAGCAAAGCTATAACCACCTTTCCATTTGAAACAGAAGTGGCAGCAAAAGAGGTTCTGACAATTCAGAAAAGTGGTACCTTACCTGTATACCTGACCAGCTACCAACAGTTTCACAATTCCAGCCCTTCTAAAGTTGAAAAAGACTTTATAGTCAAAACCAGTTTTAAAGGAAGTGAACATACCCAACAAGTCCTTAAACAAGGAGACAAAATAACACTACATGTCACTGTCAATGTAACCAAAGATGCCGATTATGTGATGGTAGAGGTACCCATTCCGGCAGGATGTTCCTATAGTGATGAATCCCAGAAAAGCTGGGCACAAAACTGGTATGAAACGTATCGAGAGCCATTCCGGCATAAAACTTCCATTTATTGTACCAAACTGAATAAAGGGACATACATTTTTGATATACAACTGGTTGCCCGCTATGCAGGTGCATATACACTAAATCCGGCTAAAGCAGAACTCATGTATTTTCCAACATTCTTCGGACGAAATGAATTAACAAAAATTCGGATAAAATAG